A single region of the Caballeronia insecticola genome encodes:
- a CDS encoding A24 family peptidase, which produces MIPIESAIFIGWALAVGLSDWRRRLIPNALVLAGGVGALTLAAARLSPFDISTGTALVGLAAGFVALLPFYLFGMMGAADVKVFAVLGAWCGPRALLGIWVAASLAAGVHALVLLARRRAVFALRDFPQEASLAERRRNSTPYGLLLAAAGIGHLALHALHALGARA; this is translated from the coding sequence ATGATTCCAATTGAATCCGCGATATTTATCGGCTGGGCGCTCGCCGTCGGATTATCCGACTGGCGGCGCCGGCTGATTCCCAACGCGCTCGTGCTGGCGGGCGGCGTTGGCGCGCTCACCCTCGCGGCGGCGCGGCTTTCTCCGTTCGATATCTCGACGGGCACGGCGCTCGTCGGTCTGGCGGCGGGCTTCGTCGCGCTGCTGCCGTTCTATTTGTTCGGCATGATGGGCGCCGCCGACGTCAAGGTCTTCGCCGTGCTCGGCGCGTGGTGCGGACCGCGCGCGTTGCTCGGCATCTGGGTGGCGGCGAGCCTCGCGGCGGGCGTTCACGCGCTCGTGCTGCTCGCGCGCCGCCGCGCCGTCTTCGCGCTGCGCGATTTTCCCCAAGAGGCGTCGCTGGCCGAACGCCGGCGCAACAGCACGCCGTATGGCCTGCTGCTCGCGGCGGCGGGCATCGGCCATCTTGCGTTGCATGCGCTGCATGCGCTCGGAGCGCGCGCATGA
- a CDS encoding TadE/TadG family type IV pilus assembly protein: MKHAHRTGQSGRRTQRGNMAIEFAIVFPLFFVVFYAIVTYSLIFVAQQSLTLAAEEGARAALRFQANATSIDDALARRADAACAAANGLTNWLAGLAHCSAAPAPCDYDGTLRCIAVTLDYGYAARPLVPTLPLFGLALPDSLVARAMVQLDPDNVL, from the coding sequence ATGAAGCACGCACATCGAACCGGCCAATCCGGCCGCCGCACTCAGCGCGGCAACATGGCGATCGAGTTCGCCATCGTGTTTCCGCTGTTTTTCGTCGTGTTTTACGCGATCGTCACGTACAGCCTGATCTTCGTCGCGCAGCAGTCGCTGACGCTGGCGGCCGAGGAGGGCGCGCGCGCCGCGCTGCGCTTTCAGGCGAACGCAACGAGCATCGACGACGCCCTCGCACGCCGCGCCGACGCCGCCTGCGCGGCCGCGAACGGCCTGACCAACTGGCTCGCCGGACTGGCGCATTGCAGCGCCGCGCCCGCGCCGTGCGACTACGACGGCACGCTGCGCTGCATCGCCGTCACGCTCGATTACGGCTACGCGGCGCGCCCGCTCGTGCCGACGCTGCCGCTGTTCGGCCTCGCGCTGCCCGATTCGCTGGTCGCGCGCGCGATGGTCCAGCTCGATCCGGACAACGTGCTATGA